In Cotesia glomerata isolate CgM1 linkage group LG8, MPM_Cglom_v2.3, whole genome shotgun sequence, the sequence atgtatttatatatgtcgtgatacaatattttaatatttaatttaatatgaaatatttaatatttaatatttttgccCATAAGTTTGCAATTTCTATCATCAGTTGGCGTGACAGTCTAGACATTCGGTCCCTATATCGTATTGTGCAGagcagaaaacttttttttcagtattccGGCAGGTAATAAGGCCTAGCAAAGGGAGATTTTGAAACAAATCCAAAATATTACATTCAATTATCGAAATGTATCATTAAtctttatttcaatatattaGCCATTCAATGTGAGGAAATAATGGTAATTTTCACCATAAACAAACACAAAAttgaactttttcaaaaacctTACCAATAGGCTTTATTTTACTACGGTAGAGCAATAAGGCCTACGGGTTAAACATACTGGGAATAATTATTctgtacttaataaaattgGTATTAAAGATCAATCATCACTCAAATTTAGCAACAATACTTTTTATgatgttgataaatattagaataatgattttagattattaaatgggtcattccaccaaataagaacatttttacggggcgaccctcgcagattatgtttaaaatttatggaggtgttctctatcaTAAGACAAAAACTCCCTGAGAGTTTTAGCTCTTAATACGCGGCGGTCTTGAAGTTAtgatttcttgaaattttggaaaaaattttttttcaactttttcgtcaatttttctgatatgaaaaacatttttaaacaaaatcgacaaacattgtattttgtaggaaaaattctcagcttttaaatgaaaatatttattttttcataaactcatcagaagacccttaaaaattgaattaaagtggaaaaattgatttttttcggtgtgcaGCCCAAAactcttcaaatttgaattttttttctgaaagctgagagtttttttacacaaaatatagcgttttgccgatgtgcatattttttgtttcgtcacaattaaattaaacgcaaattcattataattaaaatacttttatttttgaacttttttgagATGTGGACACAGTTTTAATGAAAGCATAACCAATTTCATCTTTTAAAGGCACAAAAGTGTGTAATGACTGTGTACCTTTCACCGTTTTCGATTGAGAATATCGTACgtctaacacatttttttttattaaataatcgtcattagctataaaagtaaagtcaacgcttgtaaaatttttcgttcccCAGGAAAACAAATCTTGTGGTTTCAGTATATGCTCTTTATTGTTGATTTGTAATGAAGCTCTAGCAGCATATCGTTTTAACGAACCCGCAAGACCATCGCATGGTCCTTTGCCATGGGCAGttgcaaaaaaatgccactcaGCGTTGATTTCGAAGTCAGCATAATGATAACATAAGTTTGTAAATGCTTTCTTGTTTTTGAATTGTTGTGGAGCTCCATCAGAGAAGTAAAAAATCGTATTGATGACAGCAAACTTCTTTTTAAGAAAGGCAATCAATTgctcttgaaataaataaattaaaactgtgTCGTGCTTAAGACAATCTGAAATACCAACAAAGTTCAAATGCTTAATAGTATCATTTTCGTTATAATAAATCACCATTGGAAATATAGTAGCTTGATCATTATTCCAATGAAAGCCTTGAGCTGCTTCCTGCACAACGAATGCATAATTTTCCGCAAAGTCAAATACTACGGCGAATTCCCCGctctttaaatttagttttgtatCAGAAAAATCGACTTTGTGTTTTCGCAATAAAATCATGTTTCAAAAGCTTATCAAGTTGCGTCACTAAAGTCTCGATGAAGTCTTCGGAATCTGAAGTAACATTCACAATAGTACAACGGTCTGTTGATGTCCACATTTTATATTGGATTTCATTAACATCAGATTCATTAAACGACACACGAAAATAATCAGcgatttcttcattatttggACAACTATTGCACATTCTGGAAAAGCACGATTCTTTTGGATTGTtacaaactaatttatttaataaatttttgtaaattggcTGAGATTCTACAACCCAATCGGTGTTTTTcgcaaatttttgaaaattacatcctaaatggaataaatgtaataaGATTAATAACTAGTTTTAGTACAATTATAGAGAATGTCAAATACACAAGTACCTTTTAAcatcaattttacattttgatGAATAGTACAAACTCATACGACATGTGTACCACTACTTCCAGCAAGAATACAATAAGTAGGCCTCAAACtagtgaatttagaaaatcCGATTGCCACTGAATTATATTGCGCTTTGAAGCTTTGGtacaattcttttaaattacaaagaatcaactttttttgtacCCTAGTTCGATTTCCATCACAATCCTTCACAGATTTAAAATCTTTCATGCCCGCTAATTGTTTTGAGTTTTCTTCgctttcataaaaatcaatgacaAGTTTTTTTACATCTAACTTAAGCGGCTGAATGCCTGGAACTTTTGTGGGATTCAAAGTATTAGTAGTCATTTCACCAGAGTCTAAATCAACATTCTCAGATTCACtgatatcatttttaagattCAGTACCATTTTTCGAGAACAGTTAAATTCAGATGCTATACGACTGACTTCCCAACTGTCGGGTAAAATTGAAAGCAgcttcttttttattgatcTGTAAAGCAAACGATCGATcgtattaatatgaaaaaatgaagatattttaaaatgatcgattgttaaaaaaatttacttgtcaCTTTCAGCGTTATATAATTTCTTCACTTTAGCTATCATGGAACAATGATCTTGATTAATCTTTCTGTAGGTAGATTCAGGTACTATTCCAAATTGTGATTGGAACTTATTCTCTAGGGCAGCATAGCTCTCATCAAGTATTTTtactccataatttttttcaaaatataaccttaaattaaacgcatagaaaaataattaagtaagttttcactcagtaaatgaaaaacttaatcaatagaaaatttttacttgtctttttcaataagaggaattttcaaaaatcgctcTAAAGAATGATCATTGTAATCACATAGATTGTCGCTAAAATTACTGACAGTTCGAGATAAACTGCTTCCTTGAGTACAAATTTCAGCTGATATACTCAGACTTTCAACACTAATTTGACTTGAAATAATTTCCTCTTCCTCTGATGCCGGCGGAATATATTCTTTGACACGGAATCGACAACGCACACATAACATTGAAGTGTCATCTAAGTCAGGAAATTTCCAACGATCTTCGTCgggaaattttcttaaatctttaactccttttttatctaaaagttTCGTTTAATTAGATGTCAAAAGTCAATATTAAACACAAggccattaatttaattggttCTACGTAGAGGTTATACATAAGAGGTCAAGTGCACTGTATTAATTACTTACGTGACTCATTGAATGGATTACAACAATTTATTGACCGTATACGTTTACTCATGGCGATGAAATATCAAAGTAacgcaataattattacttaaaaacttgagcaattatatttttgttaagaacaaacgatccaaaaagaaatcGCTCAAGAAAGAATCAcaaaatgaaagtaaatagAGGGAGTTGTGAGCGCCATCTGCATGATAAGTGACGAAGTATAGACTCATCTTTTAAGCAGGTGGTTCAAAATTTCTGAGTActataattttagtattaaagagaaaattatattactattCTGAATTATATTACTGCATAGTGAAtctaacatttaatttaattgtgacgaaacaaaaaatatgcacatcggcaaaacgctatattttgtgtaaaaatctctcagctttcagaaaaaaaattcaaatttgaagagtTTTGGGCtgcacaccgaaaaaaatcaatttttccactttaattcgatttttaagggtcttctgatgagtttatgaaaaaataaatattttcattcaaaagctgagaatttttcctacaaaatacaatgtttgtcgattttgtttaaaaatgtttttcatatcagaaaaattgacaaaaaagttgaaaaaaaattttttccaaaatttcaaaaaatcataacttcaagaccgctgcgtattaagagctaaaactctcagggaatttttgtcttatgatagagaacacctccataaattttaaacataatccgcgagggtcgccccgtaaaaatgttcttatttggtggaatgacccaaatataaaattataaaaaatgcttatCATTTACTTAAACCGTTTTTTAGGAATTGTTCTTTGCTACTCTAGCATATGACGGATGATGAAATATAGAAGACAGGGAACGTGGTATCGAGACTCTACAAACTTATCACGACATTTCTATGCTAAACGCTTCTACTAGAGTATCCTTTAGCGAAAgcagttattttaaatataatttgtcaCCTAGGCCTTATTACCCGCCTAccttaatttcttttaatttttttgccaaagaaaaatttttcttctattgcataaattttataaataataattaaattatattttatatttttattccagTGAACTAGTTGAGAGCAGCGCAAATTGGTGAAATATCACAGCCAAGAGAATATAACCTTGGACCAATGGGAGAAAACGTTCAAAATACCGACGGATTTAGCAGCATGATTCCGATCAGCTCTAGCAGCCAGAGTCCTCAACATACCGTTGAAGTTTGGGACATTTTATTATCCCAACTTGCAAGTACTCCCTCCCAAAACTGGGATGACGTGCTGGTTAAGAAACAAGAGTTCAACTCTCATAGAATGCAAAAAGCATTATTCTCGGTGCTTTGTGAGTTAAAAGACAAGAAAGGTTCACTACTAAAAAACATCCAAGAAGCTCCTCCAGATCCTCAACTTATAAGATTAGATCACATGCTGAAAGCTGAAGGCATTACTGACGAAAAAGTAGGAGCTGCGTCAGAAGCTGGAGCCGATAGTATTGAAAACGCTGAATATCGTGCTAAGCTTGCTCAAATCAGACAATACTACTATGAACAGCTCGATAAATATAACCAGTCTCTCAATGACTTCACTTCGCATGTTGTGACTCTTCTGAGGCAACACAGCAACATAAGACCAATCACAGCCGAAGAAGTTGATAACATAAGCCGAATTATCAGGAGAAAATTCTTGAGCGTCCAGATACAGCTGAAACAAATAATCTGCGAAGCTGTTATGATTTTAAAGAGTCGATTCCTTGATGCCAGACGAAAAAGACGGAACTTCAGCAAGCAAGCGTCTGATGTGCTCAACGACTACTTCTACGAGCATCTGAGCAATCCGTATCCCAGTGATGATGATAAAGAAGAACTAGCAAGACAATGTGGCATTACCGTCAGCCAAGTGTCTAATTGGTTCGGCAACAAAAGGATacgttacaaaaaaaatataggcaAAACGCAAGAAGAAGCTAATATGTACGCTGCTAAAAAAGCAGCAGCCGCATCGTACAATGTGTCTCAGCGTACATCTACGTCAGCGGTGTTTCCAGTGCCATCGACTAGTTCTCAAAATTTGACAGAATCCGGTGTCAGGGGTCATGGAAGTAAAGACGGTTCACAACCCTACAATGACGCGTCAATGGGTTATAATACGATACACCAAAGCAAGGAGTTGGTTCCTGAGCCGAAATGGGTTCCTCGTGAGACTATTCCCGAGTTTCCAATCCTCCACAATTCACCAGATTCTGATTCGGATTCTCGAGAGAATAAAAAACGTCCACGGCTTTAAGtgtaataatagaaaaataaaatgattttttttgtatatttgtGGATGTTCAGTAGTATTATCAATTCTTgcaagtagaaaattttttttaataaaagtaatgataagaactaattattttcaaaaagtttttcgagattttttaagcttccataccataaaataaaatttattgtctagaattaatttactttcaCATGTAAGAAATATTGAAGAATTATTTAGAAGATACTATTGTTGTTAGGATTCATTCAAATAACAATACAAAAttccatttaattaaatatattatataaattcaaataaactAGGGGGAGTCAGTCAGTCTCCGGACAAGGTTCGGAGCCTAAGATATTTATCGGTGGACTGACTTCTACATCTCTGATTCTACATCCTGAGtacaattcattaaaaaatgataaaattgcAACGCTGTGTCTTAGGTTACCCTATGGTAGAAAAGTCGTTAGAGTCCAGCTCTCACGCTCACTGTTAGGCTGGAGCGCGACGACATTGTTATCGAAAGCGATTTTCGTTACCTTGCGAAACAGTCGTAATTCTaagagttttaaatatttaatataataaattcatttttgttaatttgtgcactgaaaaaaaagtttttttctaccaAGGGAATGTTTCCTTCTGGATAAAAAATTGGTATTCTTATGATTAAAATACGaaagttttttaactataagaaTATAGTTTTCTCACTGTCAAAAAAActagatttataataaaacgtggtattttaaggttaagaataccagtttttttaaatcacaaaaactcgagtaaaaaatttagtattctaggtggaaaaaaatttttttttcagtgtgaaCTAAAACTTAGGGGTtaaactatatatatttagatCATTTCAAGTCAAACAATTTGTCATATGTTTTGCCTCGTGATTAGTTTACCGCGAATATATGTTTCGGattacccgggaaaaaatgatcagacatgaacaggcatgagtcttcaggcgtgtgtgtgtgagtgtgtacattctctacttgttgatgttttGCCGAGTAGAGTAGTTCAGACAGTCtaagagcgtgagggtccggtggacagcgcgacttagttagaaactgcggtatagacgctcaataagagggtaccgtaggattaagaatttttgttagttttaagTTCTGGCcagccgttagttaggctgttagttttaagaggtcctggtcagccgttagttaggctgtAGTCTTAAGTTGTTAATTGTAGTGTGAGTGCGTGAGTGACCaccaattgttattttatatggttaataaatatcgatatattgttaaataaaaatttatttctttcagatcaccttcctccactctctctctccctgtagattataagctcagctctggtttccggttccaggaaccgagatacaaaatcctggtggcgcccttgttaatttagaatcatttttgctaggtattgttttactttattaaattaattaaggggcCAATGAGCGGAAAAAAACACCCGTTACAGTATGTAAGAATAACTAACTtggaaaaaatacaaaaattatgacAAGGAAAGTAAGAACTAGGCGTTACAACTTCAAGCAGGAAAAATTATGAGTAGGAATATTTAGCAACGAATGGTTGAGCAGGAAATAATTTGGGGGCGGGATAATTGCAGGCTATGCAGTTCGGAAACTATAAGTAGAAAAAGAGATAcgggtgataaaaaaaaaaggagatAACTTAgttagcaattaaattattaacatgcAGAATTTACCAAAAGAAGAAACAGTCATATAACCTCGGTATCAAATCTATGACCATAagcagattaaaaaaaatactcaagaaaatatcccaataaattatctttaaataattttatgttctTTTATAAGGCTAGCAAATaacttaaatataaagaaGAAGCAAAAAATAGTCTAGACTGTTAATGCGATACATAAGCTGGGAAATTTAcagtcataaataaaattgaacaaatgaatgcatttttttttttagataaaataaacgcACTTAAAAATACGgatttaaaatctaaatttgaaataaaatatattatttatattatttgtcAAACAAAGTAACCATTTTCGCCtatgcaataaaaatataaaattatttaaattaatttgattttcaaCTAAGAGTAGTTGTATGATGGAACAtcatagaacaaaaaaaattaggaaaacggttgaccctgaaggccatccctgcaacttccggCTCATTTCGTATCTAAGCGCTGAAAGTGcatttatgatgtttttgagctcttcgagctcaaaaacacagtttgtgtgttattttgagctcttcaagctcaataagatagctttcctatgcttttgagttcttcgagctcaaaaatcttatcaaagttcgataacacacgatttttaaaattttcaaactgctataacttttgaatgaattaaccgatttgcACGCGGTTAGCGGCAATCGATGTAGTTTATTAAGCtctttaaatgattttaaacaaaaaaattagtaaaacggttcaccctaaaggccatccctacaaTTTCACGCTAATTttatacctgggcgcttaaaattgtacttatcacgtttttgagatttttgagctcaaaatataatttatgtgatattttgagctcgctaagctcaaagagatagtatatctatgcatttgagctctttgagctcaaaagtcaaGTAGAAGTTTCATTGAACACtgtttttggaattttaaaaccgcaataacttttgaatggatcaacgCGAAtggattttcacgtggttggcggcattcaacgcagttttatcagtgtcataatgaattttcaggttttaattgatcggaccaaaaatttcggagtaattccgaaaaaacacttttttcgattatctttcgttcacgacatctctcgaacgaatcaaccgatttcgaccagcttggtggcgatcgacgtggttttttattgtctagagctgaatagtttttggaatcgatcggtggagccgtttaaaagttatacaaaaaaaaccacatttgaaaaattgttttttcttagtttttttcagatttctcaaaatctaccgatTTGAATCGGTCtaaattatacttaaaatctaagtttggccaagccctttcaaatggcaccaaccgtgataaaatcggttgagccgttcaaaagttataagcggttcacaaacacacacacacacacacacacacacacacacacacacacacacacacacacacacacacacacagagcagctcaaccctgaagacatcccaactatcacattggacgagttgatagaggcaggcaatcgagtagggaataataaggcgccaggattggacggaatccctaatattgccctgaaatcaatccttagggcagcaccggcattattcctggacgtttacgatacatgcctgaaggaagggacttttccccagaagtggaaacagcaacggctagtgctacttccgaaggggaaaaagccgccgaaagaaccgtcatcctatcgaccactctgcatgttagacacggccggcaagatattcgagcgcataattcatcagaaaatAGAGGGAATCTCTTTGCAAAACCAATCCAAAATTGAAACAACTTACATTGACAATTTTGGATCCTTTAACGTGCCAAGCTTATATACCTTACACACTGTACACCCATCAAATCTGCGCTATAGGGTTTCTTAATCAAGGTACCTGTCTTGGTGACAGTGGAGGGCCTCTTGTGTGGAATCGCCAATTGCTTGGACTTGTATCGTATGGAATACCTTGTGCCACTGGTCATCCAGTTGTTTTTACCAGTATTCCTTCTTACATTCCTTGGATTACAGAAGTAATGgcgcaataaaattattgtctgATATTGTTAACTTgaagcaaataaataaaatttacgaatCTGAGGACTAGTTTTTCTACAATTCATCCAACTTATAACTAAAATATctatattttaagaaaatattgcttatttaagtcaagatatccattttagaataaattttattctattttgtgttaaaattaatCCATAGTCGCATCGAAATAAAATCTGATGGCAATATAACCATTCTTATACATTGTACAATGTGATTGAAAGTCTTTAAAAGCATTCGATAGACGATTAAAGATTAGAGACTCTCTAATATTGGCCCTGGGTGCTTGGTGCTCTTCCAATTGACTTTAGGAACTCACTTCCACTCCGCTTAGACCATGGAAGCGGCAGAGAAAGTAACTCTTCCCCTCTACAATTCCTATTTAATTGTGGTGGGGGTCGAATTTAAAGGGACGTTGAAATTATAGAGACTCTGGTAGACTAGCTTACTACTGAACTCTGTTTCTCGGCGAATATGAGCACTGGTGGTTCAATGGTAGAATGCTCGCCTGCCACGCGGGcgatccgggttcgattcccggctagtgcaattttttgtaaatttttaaaaaaattttaacaatagtTCACCCTGCAGGCCATCCCTGGAACTTTTTGCTGTGATAAAGCTTAAAACGATTAGATAATTTTCTAGATGAGTAATCTTTTattacacggagagaaaaaaatatcgataaataagaaattacattgtatcttgtcaactgatgatatttttaaagatataagctcatcttgatattacactcatcgaaacctttcattttaggagctgattttcaaaagggtatcttttcatattttgaAAGAGCAGTTTTTAGAGCTTTTAAATATTAGTTACTTCGAGAATTATAAAGACTTCTCaatgaaaattgaattgtaGCTTCATAACTGATAgcactttatagctaaattaaaaaagctcgataaaaatattcaaaattgaaGATAACCAGTGTTTTGTCTCGATTAACcaaaaatgaaaagatacccttttgaaactCAACTCCTCGtctgagtacccacatgaatttttcgtatattttatatatttcacaaatatcatatacaaatatatgttaaatatataaaaaattcatatggGTATTCAAATGGAAGGTatcaatgagtgtaatatcgagatgagcttatatttctgaaaatgtcaataattaaaaaattttcaagtaattTAACGAGATTCATAATTTAACACCTTATATACATGGCTGGATATCCCAGAGGAAATAGTAAGAATGGAATTAAAAATACCTATATAatcgttaaattaattttttagactaCTTTTGGcgataataaatacaaaatatcatttttatttcgttTATTCTATTGTCAAAATCAATAAATCCTAATCAAGAATTTAAGAACTATCAGCTTTAGATAACATATTccgattaaatatattttttttaaatatatttatctcaCAAGAAGTGttttaataatcttttgtaaataaaataaagataataataataattttctgtgaggaaagttttaattaaaatatattgttaataatgATTACTCATTACTTGCAAAAACGATCTGCGtagaaaatgattttatttttcatatatttataatgttataaaatttccaatcAGTGGTATATTTTGTATAGTCTGATTATTAGTATTATCAgtttcattcaatttttaattaacgagATAAAATCTTTATCATCAATCAAATCACCTATGTTTAAGATACACGCAGTAAGATTCGAATGTTAGTTATAATTCTGCCGGTTGTGCGATAAtgttatctaataaatttttgtggcTACTATATGCGATTTATTACTTCTTTTATAGTATAGAATATTCAGatgcttttaaattaaaaaattcacattttaaCGATGAGAAAAATACAAGCATTCATGATATCGATTTTCGTTTaccgaaaaatattattccaaTTTCGTatacaattattttgacaccaattataagtaaaaataattttacattcaGTGGTGATGTAACAATTAAAACTCGAGTTAATATTGAAACGGATGAAATTATCTTCCATCGTGGACAAAATATTACGATAGatgaaatttcaattattaatagcaGAAAAGGGccgattgaaaaatttaataacacgTATTATGATAAAACGGAGAAACATGTGTCTTCACTAAACACTCGCGTGCCTGTGAATTCGACAACTGTTATACAAATATTGTACAATGGAATCATACGAGATGATATGATCGGTTTTTACAGAAGCTCATATTTTTCTGAAACTGGTGATGTAAGGTaagttgatttaattttaagtaattaaacacaaataaaaattaaagaagctattattattaatatcttattttcttcttaGATGGTTAGCTGCGACACAATTCCAAACTACTCATGCAAGACATGCTTTTCCTTGTTTCGATGAACCAAATTTAAAAGCTAATTTTACCATCATTATTCGTCGGCCCAAATCTTACACGAGTTTGAGTAATATGCCTCTCAAAAGAACAGTaacaatgtaaaaataataattaattaatcgattttttactaaatcaaTATCTGTGAAGAAATTTTCTGATCCGACCATAAATCTTTTATAATCTTTGTGTATGGTCAtgtcagtaaatttttttacgaatgTAAGGTACCAGCGGGTAATAAGGCCTAGCTAAGAGagatttccaaaaaaatccaaaacattgcatttaataaatttttttatctcaggaatgtggacaagataggatcataataacaaattacattattatttctgcgACGTTTCGGTCATTTATTTGACCTTCCTCAggcatctgaaaatttcacatgttaaTAACCAACAACATAACATAACAATTGTTACAAATACAATATTTACCATCCCAGTCAGCATCCAAGTCAGAAAGATTTCAGTatgaagtcttttaaaaaaacttcttatagaagtcctaatgtgacgtcttaaggagctcttttttacgaggtcagaactaagagctcttaatgaactcataagtttggagtcaattttctgacatctaactgagtcccttttttggacctctttttgagttgcgtataatgagcttatagacattataaacaaaaacacaaatttatttttaatataaagctgtcaaaatcttattcatttttcatttattactttcctgattgagaaattaaattgaaaatgattaaaaataattcgaattaaatgatttaaaacaatttgaatagattaatatatagatatacacttggcataggttaactcatttctcttaatccaggttaattaaatttttcaaaaattttaaattatattatgaagtaataggcaataatgttaaaatctggttcgtaatcaaactaatttagataaaaaaataaaattggattcttatctgaaaaaattatgtgaactttctacatttaaggagtactttgcatg encodes:
- the LOC123271040 gene encoding homeobox protein extradenticle-like, whose translation is MGENVQNTDGFSSMIPISSSSQSPQHTVEVWDILLSQLASTPSQNWDDVLVKKQEFNSHRMQKALFSVLCELKDKKGSLLKNIQEAPPDPQLIRLDHMLKAEGITDEKVGAASEAGADSIENAEYRAKLAQIRQYYYEQLDKYNQSLNDFTSHVVTLLRQHSNIRPITAEEVDNISRIIRRKFLSVQIQLKQIICEAVMILKSRFLDARRKRRNFSKQASDVLNDYFYEHLSNPYPSDDDKEELARQCGITVSQVSNWFGNKRIRYKKNIGKTQEEANMYAAKKAAAASYNVSQRTSTSAVFPVPSTSSQNLTESGVRGHGSKDGSQPYNDASMGYNTIHQSKELVPEPKWVPRETIPEFPILHNSPDSDSDSRENKKRPRL